ATACCTGATCTCAAGCGGCAATGTAACAACTCCCACCATCATCATTGTTGTCATAAAAACAGTAACAACAGCATATGTTGCCCCTTGACTAAGTAACGTAGCGGCCAAGGGATATGAAATAAATCCGGGTATTAGACTAATTGACCCAATAAAAGCAGCTATTGTAAAACCAAGCCATCCTGAATTTGCTCCTAGATATTGCACAATAAAATGCTCTGGGATAAAGAAGAGCACGATGCTGATCAGGATCAA
This DNA window, taken from Methanomethylovorans hollandica DSM 15978, encodes the following:
- a CDS encoding permease, producing MTFNNSIIFGSLTGVSLLLSYILDKDKTILGLKKGGKMLFNILHPFLNILILISIVLFFIPEHFIVQYLGANSGWLGFTIAAFIGSISLIPGFISYPLAATLLSQGATYAVVTVFMTTMMMVGVVTLPLEIRYFGKKTALLRNFLNLIAAILIGILVGWLM